The following proteins are encoded in a genomic region of Pyrus communis chromosome 11, drPyrComm1.1, whole genome shotgun sequence:
- the LOC137708212 gene encoding probable serine/threonine-protein kinase PBL7 produces the protein MESEEEYRRKERMALLVIVVLASLSVASLLVAFSYYCYVRNKVAKRLQNHKGSDPENKGGFSNLQVASNKGLQVFTFKQLHSATGGFSKSNVVGKGSFGLVYRGVLHDGRKVAVKFMDEAGKQGAEEFKMEVELLSRLCSPYLLALLGYCSDNSSHKLLVYEFMANGGLQEHLYPVNGSNALSFKLDWETRLRIALEAAKGLEYLHEHVSPPVIHRDFKSSNILLDKNFHAKVSDFGLAKLLGSDKAGDYVSTRVLGTQGYIAPEYALTGHLTTKSDVYSYGVVLLELLTGRVPVDMKRPSGEGVLVSWALPQLTDREQVVEIMDPALEGQYSMKEVIQVAAIAAMCVQPEADYRPLMADVVQSLVPLVKIHRSTSKVGSSSSFHATTSPTVQISKASL, from the exons ATGGAGTCGGAGGAAGAGTACAGAAGGAAGGAGCGCATGGCATTGTTGGTGATTGTGGTGCTTGCTTCACTGTCCGTCGCTTCATTACTCGTCGCCTTCAGCTACTACTGCTACGTCCGCAACAAGGTCGCCAAGCGCCTCCAGAACCACAAGG GGTCTGACCCTGAGAACAAAGGTGGTTTTTCAAATTTGCAAGTTGCTTCCAATAAAGGACTTCAGGTCTTCACATTCAAGCAACTACATTCCGCAACTGGTGGTTTCAGCAAGTCAAATGTCGTTGGCAAAGGCAGCTTTGGGTTAGTGTACCGAGGTGTTCTCCATGATGGGAGGAAAGTTGCGGTTAAGTTTATGGACGAAGCAGGAAAGCAGGGAGCAGAGGAATTCAAAATGGAG GTGGAATTGTTAAGTAGGCTGTGCTCTCCATATTTGCTGGCACTACTTGGGTATTGCTCAGATAACAGTAGTCATAAGTTGCTGGTGTATGAATTCATGGCAAACGGTGGTTTGCAGGAACATTTGTATCCTGTCAATG GTTCTAACGCTCTCTCCTTTAAGTTAGACTGGGAAACCCGGTTGAGAATAGCTCTTGAAGCTGCGAAGGGTTTGGAGTATCTCCATGAACATGTCAGTCCTCCTGTGATTCACAGAGATTTTAAGAGCAGCAACATTCTCTTGGATAAAAACTTTCATGCCAAAGTTTCTGATTTCGGATTGGCCAAGCTGCTTGGATCTGATAAAGCTGGTGATTACGTTTCCACCAGAGTATTGGGTACACAGGGATATATTGCCCCCGA GTATGCATTAACAGGGCATTTGACAACTAAATCAGATGTTTACAGCTATGGGGTTGTGCTTTTGGAGTTGCTTACAGGCAGAGTTCCAGTTGATATGAAGAGACCTTCTGGCGAGGGTGTTCTTGTTTCTTGG GCTTTGCCCCAGCTGACAGATAGGGAGCAGGTTGTAGAAATCATGGATCCTGCATTGGAGGGTCAGTACTCAATGAAGGAGGTCATTCAGGTGGCAGCAATTGCTGCAATGTGCGTGCAACCAGAAGCCGATTACAGGCCGCTGATGGCAGATGTTGTGCAATCACTGGTACCACTTGTGAAGATTCACAGGTCAACTTCGAAGGTAGGCAGCTCTTCTAGTTTTCATGCTACAACGTCACCTACGGTGCAGATTAGTAAAGCAAGTCTATGA